TCCACCTCCACTGCCACCAGTACTCTCCCCTCCACTTCTGCCGCCACCAGAACTCTTCTTTCCACCTCCGCCACCATTGGTTCCTTCCCCGCCGCCTCCACCTTATGTTCCACCTCCTGTCATGCCCTTCTTTTTTACACCGCCTCCACCCGCTGCTCCACCTCCTTTCATGTCATCCTTTTTTACACCACCTCCACCGGATGTTCCACCTCCTTTCATGTCATCCTTTTTTACACCGCCTCCACCGGATGTTCCACCTCCTTTCATGTCATCCTTTTTTACACCGCCTCCACCGGATGTTCCACCTCTTGTAACGCCATTCTTTTTCACACCACCTCCACCTCAAAGTCCACCAGCGCCAGTTTCCTCGTGGCTATCACCTCCAGATATAAACCCACCACCAGCATTTACCCTTTCACCCCCAGCTGAGCAGTTTTCACCGCCTCCCCCACTTGTTCCATTGGTTTTGTCACCTCCACCGCAAGCCCCAGGCGAAACCACTCCAACACCACCGTTTTTCTCTGAATCGCAACCTCCTCCGGTGCAAGATATTCCTCCTGATGAGTTTGCTAGTCCATCACCACCGTTTTTCTCTGAATTGCAACCTCCGCCGGTGCAAGATATTCCCCCTGATGAGTTTGCTACTCCATCACCACCGTTTTTCTCTGAATTGCAACCTCCGCCGGTGCAAGATATTCCTCCTGATGAGTTTGCACAATCGCCACCACTAATCCCCTGGTTTTCTTCTCCACCTGATGGTCAGTTACCAATATTCTCACCACAATTACCGGATACTTTTGCGCCCCCATTTGAATCAACACCGAGTGTACCAGATTTCTTCCAGGCACCTCCTTTAGTTCCTGATGCTGCTGAGAATCCTTAGGCTCTGGTCTCAGACGTTTTATATGAAACAGGATCTCCTTCATCCAAGGAGTGAAGCTGTTTCGTCGTAACTATTACTAAGTACTTAATATTTATGTAGCAAAATAACCTGAACGATTGGCTAGTACTGTTGATATGTTTTCCGTTTCCTCGCTCtttgttataaattattcaTCTTATGGTTTTCGTTAATCAGGCTGTCTACTGACAGAAATGTACTCATCTGAATGAAGAACAGTTCTCCAAATTAATAGCTGATGATAAAGATTTTTGTTTCTGAGACGAAGCCAGTGCTTAACAGGAAgcataatttaattgagttgGCGTTTCAAGGTCAACATGAAGAGAATTATCTTCTTCTCGAGGTATCTCTAAACTCTGAAGCGCCAAGTTTAATAGATTTCATGGAAAACATTAGCACAAGTACTACACTGTCCGCTCATCTGTAAAGAAATCAACACTAACGGATTAGCTTTCCTCGTATGAAAAAGACAAGTTAGGACAAATTAGCTAGAATTTGACAAGTTGTGATGAAACAAATATCATCTTCCTAAATAACAACCATCTCACATTTTCCCCCAGTTCTATTATACCATGCAAAGTTCAACTTTTAATTTACTGTTATCTAATGGTGAACAGgttgtttttgtatttatagtaAATTTTTCCGAAGCGTATTTATAGTAAAGTTCTAGGAATAGGGATGCAACATCCTTCAATATGCTAAGGTGCCATGTTCTATCGATTCTTGTGATACAGAACTTGCTCACACATGAATAACTATAGCAAGCTAAatctttttacttaaataatacaATCTCAATAACAAAGTAAAAGGATAATTGGAACAGAAATAATGATGGGAGCTAGAATGGAAGGCAAAGAACTAaatctttaaacaataaaattatgtacacacttttagtatataaattatgtacattttgaattaaagataaaataatattcaatcacatcaTGATATGTTATATATGTACTTAGattttgtatcaataatatgtttacataatattattcattttttaatcatgcctttttttttttacatttttagtttaaacccctttttttttttttttgcacatctctaggtttttttaaattaaaaaatcacacTCTAAAGGTTTTgaagtttttcatattttcacccTCCCACCATATTGAGGTTATTtgacaattataattatatgaagagtcaattgatatttattatataaaagtaaattaaaaatttaccatGTGAgagtaaattgatattttaccaAGTGGTGGGTAAACTTACTTCATTTGAATAATGTttgcttttatttaaaaataaaaaaattaataatttaaaaactacccATTAAAGaactcttaattaaaaaatatcaatttgtatttcaatgaaaaatactgaaaaatcccaaaaattagaaaatttcaaaaacctcttaattgaaaaatattaaaaaaacctccACTACGTAGATCACACAAACTGAATAAATACGTGtggtgaaaaataatcaaaaaccCCCACCACACGTGCCCTAACTCTTGAATACTTAAAAATTCCTCAAAACCCTTACCGCACGTGATTCACGTGGTTTGAAAAATAGCAAATACACCCTTGTTATCAACCTAAACCATCACACGTGATTCTCATAGTAATTATGAATCTTacatggtaatcaaattatcttaaatatattattttcaaactcgattttacaattattttgaaacatatccattattaaattttatcaagatCATAAAGGATTTAAACTATTTCACACAAagaataaatcaaaaaaatcgCAATGAAAAACATCCTAATCTACACccaaatgtttaaattattacactataaactattaaacatgataaatgatgatttactaacctttttttttttgtcatttacaTCATTAGAAAACAAGCAAAATCGTCAGATCCTGAGTTCAGTGAATAGAGATGCACAATAGGTATGAGTACATAGGATGAGaaagcaaaattttgaagttgaaaatgaatataacgtttgtttatataaaagcATTTTCATCATAGTGTAAAAAATTGCTCATATACGTTTAACGCtaaaaatgtttattaattatgtttagtTTAAGTTAATTGATGTTAATCTGATTAATTTTCCTCAAAATAATCTGTTGAATACAAATTTGCATATGGTtaagttaatttgttatttcttcaCTACATAGCACCTTCCTCTCTTGCTGTTTACTTCGGTTTTACACCCAAAATCAAATCTCCACCACAAAAAATGTTCGATAAGATGTACGGAATATCCTAAAGGACAGGGCTTTGTTATTACACGCATTGGAACACtgtataaatatttcaaagtcTTTTCCTATTTTTCGGTATAATATTTCAGTCAAAATTCAACAGCAGTCATCTAGTAGGAGGCATACATAACCAACTACAAGCTTACCTCTAGACGGGACAAggaatgagaagaaaaaaaattggctGGATTTTAGTATAATATTTGCCCAAGCAACcaatgaaaagtaaaaaaaaaacacagaaaaTTAAGATTGTTACATGCATTATAATCTAGTTCTTGATCTTAAGTAGCTTAAGCTTTTGTTTTGTAGTCCGGATTGTCCCGAAGACCCAGTTTAGAGAGCACAAAACAGTAGGAATCCCAGTCTGTTCTTCGGAGATATTTCAACAATCTCTTCCTCCTCTGCACCATCGCTGTAAGACCCTTTCTAGAATGTTTATCCTAcaatagtaataatatattaatcaaaaaagCTCACGACACTATGTattcaattttacaattttatctagTGATAAACAATTAACTGTATTACAAACCAGTACTTGCAATACCATGATAAGTAACAGATCAAAGATGTTTAACAATACCAACAGTGATTTACAGCCAAAGAACATGCCAAAAAGAACAAATCATCATCATAAAATGTGCGCCAAGCAAACTGGCATCATCTCTATCAAAGTCCTTGTTAAGGTACCTCAACTTTGATAACCCAAAAAGAGCATATTTGatatttacatgaaaaaaaaaggacaaagaaaaagaaacatgtACATCAGGAAACTTATTGCAAATAAGTCAttgtttttgtcattctatCTTTTCTTAAGATTATGTCACC
Above is a genomic segment from Mangifera indica cultivar Alphonso chromosome 3, CATAS_Mindica_2.1, whole genome shotgun sequence containing:
- the LOC123212256 gene encoding leucine-rich repeat extensin-like protein 3, encoding MKKPNNIVIVILLFFVLLLIIQTPTEAGKNPHNKHKKRSRSSTRRTKTRTRQHSANCDPLYEYFFETCGQWPFPTSPSPENPFLPAPRRRRSPPLPSPLPPPLISSPPPPQGPPLCSPLPPPPELFSPPPPPPVLFPPPRPPPVLSPPPPLPPILSPPPPLPPVLSPPLLPPPELFFPPPPPLVPSPPPPPYVPPPVMPFFFTPPPPAAPPPFMSSFFTPPPPDVPPPFMSSFFTPPPPDVPPPFMSSFFTPPPPDVPPLVTPFFFTPPPPQSPPAPVSSWLSPPDINPPPAFTLSPPAEQFSPPPPLVPLVLSPPPQAPGETTPTPPFFSESQPPPVQDIPPDEFASPSPPFFSELQPPPVQDIPPDEFAQSPPLIPWFSSPPDGQLPIFSPQLPDTFAPPFESTPSVPDFFQAPPLVPDAAENP